The Gemmatimonadota bacterium genome window below encodes:
- the sufC gene encoding Fe-S cluster assembly ATPase SufC, protein MSDSPILKITGLQAKVAEEDLDILRGVDLEIRPGEIHAIMGPNGSGKSTLAKVLMGHPGYEVTGGEVLYQGEPLLELEPDERARAGLFLAFQYPVDIPGVSIANFLRAAKQARMPEGEDLDLFDFQDDMIARMELLEMDQSFAERSVNDGFSGGEKKRNEILQMAMLQPTLALMDETDSGLDIDALKVVAHGVNVLKKERPEMAVLLITHYQRLLNYIQPDIVHVMVRGQIVRSGGPEVATELEAEGYAEFREPVGT, encoded by the coding sequence ATGAGCGATTCGCCGATCCTGAAGATCACCGGACTCCAGGCCAAGGTGGCCGAGGAGGACCTCGACATCCTGCGGGGCGTGGACCTCGAGATCCGCCCCGGGGAGATCCACGCCATCATGGGCCCCAACGGGTCCGGCAAGAGCACGCTCGCCAAGGTCCTCATGGGCCACCCCGGCTACGAGGTGACCGGGGGCGAGGTGCTGTACCAGGGTGAGCCGCTCCTGGAGCTGGAGCCCGACGAGCGCGCCCGCGCGGGCCTGTTCCTGGCGTTCCAGTACCCGGTGGACATCCCGGGCGTCTCCATCGCCAACTTCCTGCGCGCCGCCAAGCAGGCGCGCATGCCGGAGGGCGAGGACCTGGACCTGTTCGACTTCCAGGACGACATGATCGCCCGCATGGAGCTGCTGGAGATGGACCAGAGCTTCGCCGAGCGCTCCGTGAACGACGGATTCAGCGGCGGCGAGAAGAAGCGCAACGAGATCCTGCAGATGGCCATGCTGCAGCCCACCCTGGCGCTCATGGACGAGACCGACTCCGGTCTCGACATCGACGCGCTCAAGGTGGTCGCGCACGGCGTGAACGTGCTGAAGAAGGAGCGGCCGGAGATGGCCGTGCTCCTGATCACGCACTACCAGCGGCTGCTCAACTACATCCAGCCCGACATCGTACACGTGATGGTGCGAGGCCAGATCGTGCGCTCGGGCGGACCCGAGGTGGCCACGGAGCTGGAGGCGGAGGGGTACGCGGAGTTCCGCGAGCCCGTCGGCACCTGA
- the sufB gene encoding Fe-S cluster assembly protein SufB produces the protein MPENQLVEGLQLDEYKYHFITEDEPLFRSDRGLNEKIVREISAQKGEPEWMLEFRLKALEIYNAKPMPEWGADLSNLERVLDQIYFYVRPQEKMERSWDDVPQSIKDTFEKLGIPEAERNILAGVGAQYESEMVYHSLKEEWTRQGVIFDSIEDGLKNHPELFRKYFATVVPPADNKFAAMNSAVWSGGSFVYIPKGVQLETPLQAYFRVNQEQMGQFERTLIIVEEGARAHYIEGCTAPVYSTDSFHSGVIEIVVMPGAHFRYTTIQNWSNNMYNLVTQRALVHEHGTMEWLDGNLGSKVTMKYPSCYLVGEGAHGSILSIAYAGNGQHQDTGGKIVHAAPHTTSSIVSKSISKGTGRSSYRGLCKVYEGATGTKANVECDALLINETSRTDTYPYIEIEEKDANVGHEATVSKIGDEQLFYLTSRGIPEDEAMALIVRGFIEPIAKQLPLEYAVELNRLIELEMEGSVG, from the coding sequence ATGCCTGAGAATCAACTGGTCGAGGGACTGCAACTCGACGAATACAAGTACCACTTCATCACCGAGGACGAACCGCTCTTCCGCTCCGATCGGGGGCTGAACGAGAAGATCGTGCGGGAGATCTCGGCGCAGAAGGGCGAACCGGAGTGGATGCTCGAGTTCCGCCTGAAGGCGCTCGAGATCTACAACGCCAAGCCGATGCCGGAGTGGGGCGCGGATCTGTCCAACCTCGAGCGGGTCCTGGACCAGATCTACTTCTACGTGCGCCCCCAGGAGAAGATGGAGCGCTCCTGGGACGACGTGCCGCAGTCCATCAAGGATACGTTCGAGAAGCTCGGGATCCCCGAGGCCGAGCGGAACATCCTGGCGGGCGTGGGCGCCCAGTACGAATCGGAGATGGTCTACCACTCCCTCAAGGAGGAGTGGACCCGTCAGGGCGTGATCTTCGACTCCATCGAGGACGGGCTGAAGAACCACCCCGAGCTCTTCCGGAAGTACTTCGCCACGGTGGTTCCGCCCGCGGACAACAAGTTCGCGGCCATGAACTCGGCGGTGTGGTCCGGCGGCTCGTTCGTGTACATCCCCAAGGGCGTCCAGCTCGAGACGCCGCTCCAGGCGTATTTCCGCGTCAACCAGGAGCAGATGGGGCAGTTCGAGCGCACGCTCATCATCGTGGAAGAGGGTGCCCGCGCGCACTACATCGAAGGATGCACGGCCCCGGTCTATTCCACCGACTCCTTCCACTCGGGCGTCATCGAGATCGTGGTGATGCCGGGCGCGCACTTCCGCTACACGACCATCCAGAACTGGTCCAACAACATGTACAACCTCGTGACCCAGCGCGCGCTGGTGCACGAGCACGGGACCATGGAGTGGTTGGACGGCAACCTGGGCTCGAAGGTCACCATGAAGTACCCGTCCTGCTACCTGGTCGGGGAAGGGGCCCACGGCTCCATCCTTTCCATCGCCTACGCAGGCAACGGACAGCATCAGGACACGGGCGGGAAGATCGTGCACGCGGCGCCCCACACCACGTCCTCCATCGTGTCCAAGTCCATCTCCAAGGGCACGGGGCGCTCGTCCTATCGTGGGCTCTGCAAGGTCTACGAGGGCGCGACGGGCACCAAGGCCAACGTCGAGTGCGACGCGCTCCTGATCAACGAGACCTCGCGCACGGACACGTATCCGTACATCGAGATCGAGGAGAAGGACGCCAACGTCGGTCATGAGGCCACCGTCTCCAAGATCGGGGACGAGCAGCTGTTCTACCTGACCAGCCGGGGCATCCCCGAAGACGAGGCGATGGCGCTGATCGTCCGCGGCTTCATCGAGCCGATCGCCAAGCAGTTGCCGTTGGAGTACGCCGTCGAGCTCAACCGGCTGATCGAGCTCGAGATGGAAGGATCGGTGGGCTGA
- the sufD gene encoding Fe-S cluster assembly protein SufD: MTTMTTTSPEGVTAALNRDAMEMRSADLPAWVREARAEAWDLYETLPFPTTHLEHWRYTDVKRLLKVDQLALSDGAEGVTPADFPAELQAAMQADHAAAGHVVEIDGRVVHVDLDADLAARGVVLTSLREAVSTHQALVAKHLGQAVPARDGKFQALNAALWSDGVFLYLPPDVRLEHPVRVTRWASEPGAAVFTRTLLVAARGAQASFVDEILSPDFERQTFHSTAVEAFADDGAQIQFVSLQRMGKGAFHLSQQRTVAHRDSTLDSLNVQLGASVARLDLNARLLGPGANSDMLGLYFGDGKQHFDMCTSQDHVAPNATSDLLYKGALDGRARSVFRGIIKVHPKAQRTDAYQTNRNLLLSDEARADSLPNLEIEADDVKCSHGATVGQLDAEALFYLMSRGLDRERAERLVVLGFLGEVLGRLPLGGVVEKVTRAIETKLGRV; the protein is encoded by the coding sequence ATGACGACGATGACGACGACCAGCCCCGAAGGGGTGACCGCGGCGCTCAACCGCGACGCGATGGAGATGCGCTCGGCCGACCTGCCGGCCTGGGTCCGGGAGGCCCGGGCGGAGGCGTGGGATCTGTACGAGACGCTGCCGTTCCCGACCACGCATCTGGAGCACTGGCGCTACACGGACGTGAAGCGGCTGCTCAAGGTGGATCAGCTCGCACTGTCGGATGGAGCGGAGGGCGTGACGCCCGCCGACTTCCCGGCAGAGCTGCAGGCCGCGATGCAGGCGGACCACGCGGCGGCCGGGCACGTGGTGGAGATCGACGGAAGGGTCGTGCACGTCGACCTGGACGCCGACCTGGCCGCGCGGGGCGTGGTCCTGACGTCCCTGCGCGAAGCGGTCTCCACGCACCAAGCCCTCGTGGCCAAGCACCTGGGACAGGCGGTGCCGGCGCGGGACGGGAAGTTCCAGGCGCTCAACGCGGCGCTCTGGAGCGACGGGGTCTTCCTGTACCTCCCGCCGGACGTGCGGCTGGAGCACCCGGTGCGCGTTACACGCTGGGCGTCCGAGCCCGGCGCGGCCGTCTTCACGCGTACGCTGCTGGTCGCGGCGCGGGGGGCGCAGGCGTCCTTCGTGGACGAGATCCTCTCGCCGGACTTCGAGCGTCAGACGTTCCATTCGACGGCGGTGGAGGCCTTCGCGGACGACGGCGCCCAGATCCAGTTCGTCTCGCTGCAGCGCATGGGGAAGGGCGCCTTCCACCTCTCGCAGCAGCGCACGGTGGCGCATCGCGATTCCACGCTGGACTCGCTGAACGTCCAGCTCGGTGCCTCGGTGGCCCGGCTGGACCTGAACGCCCGGCTCCTCGGGCCCGGCGCCAACAGCGACATGCTGGGGCTCTACTTCGGGGACGGGAAGCAGCACTTCGACATGTGCACCAGCCAGGATCACGTGGCCCCCAACGCTACGTCGGACCTGCTGTACAAGGGCGCGCTGGACGGCCGGGCCCGCTCGGTCTTCCGCGGCATCATCAAGGTGCATCCCAAGGCGCAGCGCACGGACGCGTACCAGACCAACCGCAACCTGCTGCTGTCGGACGAGGCGCGCGCAGACTCGCTGCCCAACCTCGAGATCGAGGCGGACGACGTGAAGTGCTCGCACGGCGCCACCGTGGGGCAGCTGGACGCCGAGGCGCTCTTCTACCTCATGAGCCGCGGGCTCGACCGCGAGCGCGCGGAGCGCCTCGTGGTGCTGGGCTTCCTGGGCGAGGTGCTGGGGCGGTTGCCGCTGGGCGGCGTGGTGGAGAAGGTCACGCGCGCCATCGAGACCAAGCTGGGCCGTGTCTGA
- a CDS encoding cysteine desulfurase, translating into MADAPLAAREDFPIFAEPVGGRPLTWLDSAATTQKPRAVLDALLRYYTHDNANVHRGLYELSRRSTEAYEHARQTVARWIGATDPAEVIWTRGTTESLNLVAQAWGPDHLREGDEILLSEMEHHSNLVPWQLLARRTGARLRFLPVTDEGTLDLDALPSLLSERTRIVAVAHVSNALGTVHPVARLAAAARAVGAVMVVDGAQGAPHLPVDVCALGCDFYAFSGHKMLGPTGIGVLWGRRPLLEAMSPWQGGGDMIDRVDLESSTWATLPNKFEAGTPPVAGAVGLAAAITYLDALGREAVLRHERALVTAACEALEAVGGIRIFGPRDPELRSGVVSFEVEGVHPHDVATVLDAHGVAIRAGHHCAQPLMRRLGVPATNRASFYVYNARADIDRLVEGLGEVRRIFG; encoded by the coding sequence ATGGCTGACGCACCGCTGGCTGCGCGGGAGGACTTCCCCATCTTCGCGGAGCCGGTCGGAGGGCGGCCGCTCACCTGGCTGGACAGCGCCGCCACCACCCAGAAGCCGCGGGCCGTGCTGGACGCCCTGCTCCGGTACTACACGCACGACAACGCCAACGTCCACCGTGGCCTCTACGAGCTCTCGCGGCGCTCCACCGAGGCGTACGAGCACGCTCGCCAGACCGTGGCCCGCTGGATCGGCGCCACCGATCCGGCCGAGGTGATCTGGACGCGCGGCACGACCGAAAGCCTCAACCTCGTGGCCCAGGCGTGGGGACCGGATCACCTCCGCGAAGGGGACGAGATCCTCCTGAGCGAGATGGAGCACCACTCCAACCTGGTGCCCTGGCAGCTCCTGGCCCGGCGCACCGGGGCCCGCCTGCGGTTCCTGCCGGTCACGGACGAGGGCACGCTCGACCTGGACGCGCTGCCGTCGCTCCTCTCCGAACGGACCCGCATCGTGGCCGTGGCGCATGTCTCCAACGCGCTGGGGACGGTCCACCCGGTGGCCCGGCTGGCCGCGGCCGCCCGGGCGGTGGGCGCCGTGATGGTCGTGGACGGCGCCCAGGGCGCACCCCACCTGCCCGTGGACGTGTGCGCGCTCGGGTGCGACTTCTACGCCTTCTCGGGTCACAAGATGCTGGGGCCCACCGGGATAGGCGTCCTGTGGGGCCGGCGGCCGCTGCTGGAGGCCATGTCGCCCTGGCAGGGGGGCGGGGACATGATCGACCGGGTGGACCTGGAGTCGAGCACCTGGGCCACGCTGCCCAACAAGTTCGAGGCGGGCACCCCCCCGGTGGCGGGCGCGGTCGGACTGGCCGCGGCCATCACCTACCTGGACGCGCTGGGCCGCGAGGCCGTGCTGCGGCACGAGCGTGCGCTGGTGACGGCGGCCTGCGAGGCCCTGGAGGCCGTGGGTGGCATCCGGATCTTCGGGCCGCGCGATCCCGAGCTGCGCTCCGGGGTCGTGTCCTTCGAGGTGGAAGGGGTCCATCCCCACGATGTCGCGACCGTGCTGGACGCCCACGGGGTGGCCATCCGGGCCGGCCACCACTGCGCGCAGCCGCTCATGCGCCGGCTGGGCGTCCCGGCCACGAACCGCGCCTCGTTCTACGTGTACAACGCGCGCGCCGACATCGACCGGCTGGTCGAAGGTCTCGGCGAGGTCCGACGCATCTTCGGCTGA
- a CDS encoding patatin-like phospholipase family protein produces MTVETGDPGPAPPATRPWPEPVWVVLGGGGIRGVAHAGAWQALREAEVPVAGIVGTSIGALVGAAIASGMEWRRLVRMGLSLKKEDIVRLNRGVVWVNGIREPSVFRGDLLRRYTEAALPGVTWEALTLPLQVNAVDLGTGRTEWFGVGARTDVSLHEACYASAALPVLFPPARLGDRWFVDGGAGDALPLERARELGAATIVAIDVGSGPEADATKTVEDGIVAIHDRVFAIMSGRRRLEQAARWQGPPELVYVRPDVDGHSAFAFDQVKYFLEEGYRATRQALAARR; encoded by the coding sequence ATGACGGTGGAGACGGGAGACCCCGGTCCTGCGCCGCCAGCCACCCGGCCCTGGCCGGAGCCGGTCTGGGTGGTGCTCGGCGGCGGAGGCATCCGCGGGGTGGCGCACGCGGGGGCCTGGCAGGCCCTCCGCGAAGCGGAAGTGCCGGTCGCCGGCATCGTGGGCACGAGCATCGGAGCCCTCGTGGGCGCGGCCATCGCCAGCGGGATGGAGTGGCGCCGCCTGGTCCGGATGGGCCTGTCGCTCAAGAAGGAGGACATCGTCCGCCTCAATCGCGGGGTCGTCTGGGTCAACGGGATCCGCGAGCCCTCGGTGTTCCGGGGCGACCTGCTCCGCCGCTACACGGAAGCCGCCCTGCCGGGCGTCACGTGGGAGGCCCTGACCCTCCCCCTGCAGGTCAACGCCGTGGACCTGGGCACCGGCCGCACCGAATGGTTCGGGGTGGGCGCGCGGACGGACGTCAGCCTGCACGAGGCCTGCTACGCGTCGGCCGCGCTCCCGGTCCTGTTCCCGCCCGCCCGCCTGGGCGACCGCTGGTTCGTCGACGGCGGGGCCGGGGACGCGCTTCCCCTGGAGCGGGCCCGCGAGCTGGGGGCTGCGACCATCGTCGCGATCGACGTCGGATCCGGCCCGGAGGCGGATGCGACGAAGACCGTCGAGGACGGGATCGTGGCCATCCACGACCGGGTCTTCGCCATCATGTCCGGACGGCGTCGCCTCGAACAGGCGGCCCGGTGGCAGGGGCCACCGGAGCTCGTCTACGTCCGCCCCGACGTGGACGGCCACTCCGCCTTCGCCTTCGACCAGGTGAAGTACTTCCTGGAGGAGGGCTACCGGGCCACC
- a CDS encoding non-heme iron oxygenase ferredoxin subunit, whose translation MSDPWVKVADREDCPPGRLLAVEAAGEAIVLANVDGSVYALEDQCSHADFALSQGELVGGEVECTLHGARFDACTGRATRLPAIRKVRVYDVETRADGIYVKVE comes from the coding sequence GTGTCTGATCCGTGGGTGAAGGTGGCCGACCGGGAGGACTGCCCTCCTGGTCGGCTGCTCGCCGTAGAGGCAGCCGGCGAGGCCATCGTGCTGGCCAACGTGGACGGCAGCGTCTACGCGTTGGAGGACCAGTGCTCGCACGCCGACTTTGCGCTCTCCCAGGGAGAGCTGGTGGGCGGGGAGGTGGAATGCACGCTGCATGGCGCGCGCTTCGACGCCTGCACCGGCCGCGCCACCCGCCTGCCCGCGATCCGCAAGGTGCGCGTCTACGACGTGGAGACGCGCGCAGACGGCATCTATGTGAAGGTGGAGTGA